The Pseudoliparis swirei isolate HS2019 ecotype Mariana Trench chromosome 17, NWPU_hadal_v1, whole genome shotgun sequence sequence GGTCCATGctgagtttttattgaaataacaactttttgtgactcctccatctgtgcctTTTCTAATAATAGAATTACTTTGCAAAaactttcaattaaaccagattgatCCATCAGAGCATAAACTAATACaagttttcaatcactttattagaaaacaaacaacgttctatctgtgcaaaaaaaaagaatatttggCAAAAAATAGCTTATAGTGgttgaatatcttttcaagataataacgaTGTGCAACctggaaaaactaaacaaaacgaGTTCAAATAGCTGGAAAAGAAGAACTTTCCACTAGAGCTTTTGTTTTAAACGTGGTtacaggcttgatacggccactctcatttgatgctcaatgttgagctcttattttgaagggcaacagcaggaacgaCGATCTCACAGAGGTAGGAtgtggcaagtcgccaagagtCTCGtccgtcgcgcatgcgcagcgtaacccgTTGACGCCGAAACATAAACATGTCCACGAAAGTACAGGCACggcgctctttatttattaatgacctAGTTTTACGTCCGTGTACTTTGTGATGTGTGACGGTCTTGCGCCCCACGGTTTGAGAACCACCGCGAGGCTAAGCGTGTGTCGGAGCATGTTTGGGTGAACAGCTGTTGATCTTCTGCAGGCGGGGACCAAACCTCAGCTGGAGCCGGACGTCTGTCTCCAAGAGATTGCCTTGGATGAGCGCTGTGACTGCTTCAGGTAACTCACCAGCTGGAGACGGGAGCTTTCCTCTGGCACTCGGCCGTGTGTCGTGTGGTGAACTTtatcaaaagaaaaatgttttatcAAGTTGCAATGTTTGTTGAACCGAGCGAAAGATCATCCCgattgagtctgtgtgtgtgtgtttttgatccAGTGGAGCCGACCTGACTGCCTTAGTGAGGGAAGCATCGATTAACGCCCTGAGGGCTCACCTCAAGTCTCAGCCTTCACAAGCGTCTTCTCCTGGTAACTCCTCTTTCTGCTCATCTGTGCACAATGTAAAGACGGGAATGGAACACCTCATGGGACGAGAAGTCGTGATTTTAAAGATTTACACCAAGGGAAGGTCTCTAGCTTATCTCCCTTTTACGTGACATCTCTACATCGAGGCTTAAAGTTGGGCATAGTTGAGGGCACGCGTGTCGACGGGTGCTGGACCAGCTGCCAGCTGCACTGCGTCACCCTGGACCCGCCTCCGCTTCACCGAGGTTCCACATCTTACGCCATTTTTGGGATTAGCCGGGCGTTGGGCTGTGGCGCGACCAAAAGCCTCCTGCTTTGAGTTTCACAACGGCCACGATGTGGACGGCGTGTGCACAGTGTGAACCGCACAGGGCCGTGTCTCACGCCTCTTCCTCCGCTTCAAGGTCTCTTCACAGGTCACACCTTCTCTTCTGGATCTGTCGCCGACATCCGAGTGAGCAAACAGAACTTTGATGATGCCTTCAAGAAAGTTCGTCCATCTGTGTCCAAAAAGGTGAGCGATTACTGTGGTGTGTAAAATGGGccaatgtatttttattatttttagtcTGAAATGCATGACCGTACAATCCCTTAACGGTTAACACCGTCTGACACAACTTGAAAGCATTTAAAGGCACAGAATGGTCATTCGCGGGAACAAGGTATTAAAGGTAACTTAACAAACTTAAAATTGAAAAAGATAAAATGTGTAGTATACACAATTTGTATGTGTACATCAATCATTTTTAATCTAGTGAAACACAGATGTACTATAAAGCAATAAGGTGCGAGAGGCAGGACAtcaggtgactgtctgcctcccgcactgaaggtggaagctggttccataaaagaggaggagcttgataactgaaggctctggctcccatcctataATATCGTATCTGCTGCGGTGATGATGCAATCATGACAATCGGCAACATTTCATCAGGAACTGGTTCAGAACTAAACTGCAACAGTGTCATGTTTTTCCCGTTGACCAAAATGAACGAAGCTACAGGTGTAAAATCGCCCTCGACCAGCAACACGTGTGAGCTCAGCCTGTTGACGGACAGACGGTCAGAAAGAGACGTCTGTgctcggctgctgctgctcggtgCCGGGGAGGCCGGACATCCTTTCGATGGCGCTCAGAACCGTGACCGCTCCTCTGTGTTCCCTCTGCAGGAGCAGAAGATGTACGAGCTGCTCAGAGAGACGCTCAGCCGATAACCACGAGGACGGTTCAGCTCGACATGTTGTTATGGTTGCATCATAATGCTGATGCCTGCCTTtttaataaagtgtgtgtgtagacaatagacttgtgtgtgtgtatatgctagAAGACCACACGTGTGGAAGAATACCAAATTAAGATCAATGAGACGCAGCTAAACTAATTCTCCTTCATAGGAAAATATCGGATCAAAGGCCAAAAATAATGTCTACTAATCACAGCAGTAGTGTGTGTAATAGAATGAAAATGATAACATGGTAACGGTAATACAAGACTTTCAGGGTGTGTTTCAGATACTCTTGTGGACATATCCTCCAAGTTCTGTGACAATTGACCCGGTTATTGACTTTGATTATTTTGTGCTGAGCACAGCCGACAACAAATGATAAAAAAACTGGAACAAACCCAATTGGGCTTGGAACCCTGACGACGGAGTCATCGTTACATttatgagaaaataaaaagttgatagtGTTTGAGATTGAAGTGACACATTTACcagaaaataaatgacaaattGCGAGATTAGAAAGTCAACGAgggctgtttttgttgttgtgaaggaACATTATTTCTCTTTGTGAAGTTGAATCGACAGATTTCATGACGCGCTGCAGTAATGTGAGCCTCCAAGTGCAAAATATGTTGGACATCTCCCAAGCAATATTTGAGGCAAAACAAGCTGTTATATTACATGTACCTTTTCTGTGCTATTTTCCCATCACACTGATGGAGTAACAGGTGGGCATGGTCCCTTAATAGCATCAGTGTGTCACTATGGTAACGTGGCCAATTCTTCTCTGGTTTTTAGTGTTAATTGCTGAACAAACATTGCTTTGGAGTCAAAGATGGAATATGTGTCCCTGCTTTCCTGCAACTTCTGGATTAGTAGTTTTTATGTACAGTATGTCCATAAAATAACACAGATGACGTTGAAACAGAACCGGTATCATCCAGGACCATCACCGTGCTCAGAGGCCATCGGGAGCAGATCCAGACTCCGTCACCAGTTTTGCAATCACGTTTCGTTTTTTCTACTGCTGTTTTATATTATAGCAGTTTAAATaaggactttaaaaaaagaattcaaTAAATACTGCAAGTCAAAACTCATCAGAATCAACagcaatatgtataatatacattcgccccccccccccctgggtcAACCTGTATGCACCCTCCTGCTAAAAAGTATTTTagaatttgttttgttttattccacTTTGTTAATCAATTTGATGTTCCACAAATGCCTACCGTTCCTTGTGTGAAGCTGTCACTCTCGGTCTAACGCCGCCCTTCTCCATTGTCAAGAATAACATTGTAACAAgtcaaaagtattttttttaaaattatttatttccttAAGTAGTCAAAATTAGCATGTCATCAAAGTGAATACAttcaaaagagaaacaaagctcTGAGGCACTGAGGAATAATACACTTCAACTGCTTTAAACTGACTTGTTCCAGTTTGTTTGGAGCCAGACGACAGGTCGCATAACGGTGTGGTACATTAGGCGTTGCATGTTAAAGAGCAGatcagttaaaaaaataaattaaactacattttaaaataaagcaaGCTAAAGCAAGACTTCCCATAAACTCAGAATTGTTCCATTTTTAACAGACCAGATCATGTTCAACACACAAGTCATACGGAGAGATCTTACGGGTGAGTGGATTCCCTCAGTTCAACtttacgcacgcacacactttaCTATTGTTCTCGCGAGCAAACGGTTAAACATAAATTAAATCTGCGAGCGGCTCAGGACAGGAAGCTTGTGTTGGAAATGACAAACTAGCACTTCCTCTTCGGCGGCGCTGGGGAACGCATTGAGAGTTAACGTCACGTTGCCGTCGACGACGTGTGccacaacatttaaaatgaatgttTAAATGGAACGATCCGTCAGACCGCTAATTTCCTGTCGTCAGTCGGTGTGACGATGGTCCTCCGTCAGGTTGGGGCTCATACGGCGTGCCATATTTGTGGCAGTTAACACGGCTTTGTACGTCATGACGAAACATTCATATTACCCGGCTCGAAAAATCAACTATTTCACATTGAGACGAGGTGGATGAATCTTCTGGGAGGAGTTTGAAATGGTTTGTATATATGAAAAATGCACAAAATGAACAACTTTTGTTTGAGAGGAGCAAATTTTTCCCACCAACCATTAACAAATATGTCCGAACGCGTCGTACTTTCGGTGCCAGGGCCCCGAAAAGAGGCTGCCGAGTCGAGAGCGGAGGACAACGGAGCGCGAGATGAACGGTTGGCTTCAATAACGACTCGACGCAGAAGCAGTCTGCTCACACGtcattgttgttttgtgtcagtTGCACATTACTCATCAGTGTGGTAATAACAGATATTAAAAATCCAACGTGCAAAGAGCACATCAGCACACGAGTACAACGGGCAGATGTGCAAGAGCCTGAACGCAACACGATGCCTTCAGTGGACATTTGGGTTAGTTTTAAACCACACTGTTGGACAACTTGACAACATTTTATATTGTGAAATATTTTGTTTGCGAATTTAGAAGATCACCGGAGAGATTACCAAGTCATCCCGAGGGTGACACGGATGCGTGGAACCAGACTTTATGGCAATCCACCCGTCTATTTAGAATCCACGGCAACAAATGATGCGTTTGAGCGGAGCCAGGTACTCGATAAtaatcacacaaacaaacttgTATTGTCCATCTAGCTGATCTAAACACATGTCTCGGTCTTTCTGAACAGTCACAATTTCCTCTCTCATTTCCCCCGAGCTGAAGGTATTAATATGCACAAAGCTGTCGCTCCCCGGATGATGACCCGAGGGCGCTGAAACGACGGACACCGAAGCTTTGTTCCCCGGCTTCCGGCGGCGTCACTCCTGCTTGACGTCTCCCTTGAGCTTCCTCTTCACGCGAGAGTACGGGCTCAGCGCGTCGTCCATGATGAAGTCGTACAGGACTCTCACCCACGAGGAGTACTGCGGCAGGTCGTCGTAATACTCGGCTGCGATTTTCTTCACCTGGAAACAAaaagaggagacagaaagaatCACTTAGTACTGCCTCGAGGTTTCATTTTGGATTGGATGTCAAAGAGCTGTCGACACTTTAAAAACAGCCCATGTATACTTTcatgtttgacttttttttttttttttttttcacttttgtttCCGCACAACAGAGAGCTGCTGAAAGAAACTGTTCTACTCCCTTCAAACCTACTacacttctttaaaaaataaataaaaataaaaaacactatCGTTATCTGGATTGGCCGTTTCCCGTCTTAAATCAACAGATGTGGGCCGATACTTGCGTCCTTGAAAATCCTGTGAACTCAGGACCCCCGTCCGTTGGCAGGATAAGATAAGACTTAGTTACTTCATACTATACTTATATTAATGGAGTTGTTTATGATGACAGATTGTTGTTTACTTTTCAGCTCTAATGTAAGAGGTGCCGAGCGAATGTGAAAAGACACGACGGCGGTTTtactcaaataaaacacaatcttTTCTCATTTGTCGTGGTTgagaataaacaaacacacacatttagcattGACCATGCTAACTTTATGCCCACACTGATCATGCCAGGCTGCAGGTTTTTAAGGGGTGGCCCACGAACAATCGGATTATTGAACTGCACAGATTAAATACCATACAAAGTAGCAAAGTGCAGatagatacataaataaattgTCAAAGTTTCCAGATGACTCAGAGTCTAATCTAATAGTCATGAGTGAACATTTACGCTTATTACACACATTTATTGACAGAATCAAATTGTAAGAATCATAAGTATCGTTCGCGACCGGCCGATCATAACTTAGGCAATATTATTTTTGGATCCACAATGTAAAATCGTGACCTATTTATCTTTGGACCCGTTACCTAATCATCTCAGATAACAGGAATATAACATATAaacgtcttttctttctttctttcttctattCTCTCACTattctgattaccttcgcattgatcgtttatatgttttgatcgccgtgtatttatttgtatgcatgcgtgcgtgttattcgcataactcaaaaagtattaaaccgaatcgcatggactttggtgggatgattggttattatccgggggctatttgattagatgttgggatcgatcgggtcaaaggtcatgaaaaggtcaacatcttctttttaccatagcgcctatgcgaaggtatgcgctctaccgagtgcccgttctagtttattggTGTTATATTGGCACGCGCGTGTTTGTATACATCAAATTCACTTTGATGGTTAGTTAAagaaagcagaaaaaaaagtgataCATTGAAATTCTTCCACGGCATCCTGTCAGAGGATTTAGTTAAACTTCCTGCAGAGTTCGATTTGCATCCAACCAATTGATGTCTTCCTTCCTCACCTCATGCAAATGCAGCTCACAGTATGACGTGTGGTAACCTGACACAtcttgaccagtggatttccaggactttaaaccatatgtccatgaccaaactgaaatctcggcataaacatgaaaactgtagaaaatgttgcgtatcgagagctatcgccggcttatattatgagcgtctttctttaaaaaatatattaatgacttcaaactcggtgtaaaatgaacacgtgattttaacaaatttccatgacttttccaaaacttttatgatttaagttttttcccatgacttttccaggcctggaattgaccattttaaaattccatgacttttccaggttttccatgaccgtacgaaccctgcggAACAATAACCTCCGTGTTCATGCAGCGGCACTAACCATGGGCAGCCTGCATCCCGGGACGCTGGGGAAGTCGTGGTGCTCGTTGTGGTAGCCCACGTTGAAGGTGAGCAGGTTGAGGGAGCCGTAGTAGGAGTAGGTCTCGTGGCCCTTGAGGAACATGTAGTGCTCGGCTATGAAGTGGCCCGAGATGGGGTGCAAGCCCATCCCCAGCAAGGAGCCGGCCAGCATGTAGACCACGGGCTTGACCCCCCACAGCCAGCAGAGCAGGACGTCGAAGGCCAGCTGGACGGCCACGTTGGTCACCTCCAGCCGGGTGATGGGTTTGGGGTTGATGCAGAGGGGCCGGATGGCGTAGAACAGCGGCTGCAGGATAATCCAGACGAATTTGCGCAGGCGCGTGCAGAAGAACCAGCCTTCGAACTCGGTGGGGATGTCTACGTCGATGCCGTCTCCACCCAGGTACCggtggtggtccaggtggtAGCGCTTGAAGGAGGCGGAGTAGGGCAGGCCGATGGGCAGGTTGGCGAACATGGCGAAGTAGCGGTTCCACGAGGCCTTGTTGTTCCCGAAGGCCGCGTTGTGGGAGATCTCGTGAATAGCAAGGGTCATGGAGTGGTTGATGCAGCTGCCGAAGCCGTAAGTCCAGAACAGAAGCCATTTCCAGTCCAAGTCTTTGACCATGTAGAAAGCTAAAAACTGTATCGCCACCATCACGCACACGACCCATTTCAGCCTCGTGTCCGGACCCATCAACGACTTGATTTCAGGGTATTTGGCTGGAGGAGAAAAACAAGAGACGTTCAGTTAAGATTCATATGAAAGAATTAAAACACGTATTCAATCatcattaccgtcgcattgaaaaggcggaaggttatgttttgatcggcgtgtatttatttatttgtatgtttgcgtaactcaaaaagtattaaaccaaatcgcatgaaatttggtgggatgattggttattatccggggaccatttgattcgattttgggattgatcgggtcaaagtcatgaaaaggtaaaaatcttctttttaccatagcacggtcaatttgtatccaattgccatgcaactaatgccaaaatgttcataattcaatgcccaatcttgtgatatgcgaaggtatgcgctctaccgagtgcccgttctagtttcatctGATCATCACATggtaaacatttaaatgaaggAATTCAGCTCatgattcatttttttaaattaaatttacaataaaaaaaagagaaaagttttATACAGCAGCATTATTTAGATTAAACGGATGTAATAAACTGTCAACAACACGCAGACTGTGCACAAAAATGCCGAGTCAGCAACTGACATTTAAGGGAATCAAGTGTGCAGTGACAAGATTTTGCTGCATTTATTGGGTACAAAGTTGAATACTTTAGCCCAGGAGAGACCGCTCTGCTGTCAATGAGTACCTTTATTCATCGTCTCACTCTCAACACAAGAGGGAGATTTGTGTTTGCAAAATTGCAAAAGTGAGAAGTCACAAAGCTCCACAGAATACTTTACATCCCAAATGATAGAAAACTCGTCCTGATCCACGGGGATTGAAGCTAGATCACCTGATTGCGTCAACGATCCCATTAATGACAAAAGAGGCCTTTGTGTTTGCCACAATAAAGAAGGAGCACTGCATACGGGGCTGAGCCTTAAAGTCGAGGATGAGACTCATTCGCCGTAGAGCCCAAAATCAAATGGTCAGTATCTCAGTTCAATCGGCGTATCACAGATCAACCATAAAGATGACCCAATTACCCAAGgagagtcaaattccatgtcaATCTACCaactcactcgctcactcaaTTTGTTTTCCGGAGCTAAAGATGGAAGCTCAGCTCAGAGCGAAACTGAAGGTGGCGAGCAGCTGCAAGCGGACTGGGCCGCTTCTTGGGGCCATAAGCTCAGTGCTCACTACGCCCTGCTCTGTTAAACTGGGGCGGATCGTCCCGACCGCAACCAACCTGACCCAACTTGAAAAAACAGAGCCGTCTCGTATATCATTACCGTCGcactgaaaatgcggaaggttgttTTGA is a genomic window containing:
- the degs1 gene encoding sphingolipid delta(4)-desaturase DES1, giving the protein MGNRVAREDYEWVYTDQPHADRRKEILAKYPEIKSLMGPDTRLKWVVCVMVAIQFLAFYMVKDLDWKWLLFWTYGFGSCINHSMTLAIHEISHNAAFGNNKASWNRYFAMFANLPIGLPYSASFKRYHLDHHRYLGGDGIDVDIPTEFEGWFFCTRLRKFVWIILQPLFYAIRPLCINPKPITRLEVTNVAVQLAFDVLLCWLWGVKPVVYMLAGSLLGMGLHPISGHFIAEHYMFLKGHETYSYYGSLNLLTFNVGYHNEHHDFPSVPGCRLPMVKKIAAEYYDDLPQYSSWVRVLYDFIMDDALSPYSRVKRKLKGDVKQE